One genomic segment of Streptomyces sp. NBC_00239 includes these proteins:
- a CDS encoding peptide MFS transporter has product MTTDLQPGEPEPDPAADQPPAADDHAFLGHPRGLATLSGLEVWERFSFLGMQAILVLYFADTVAHGGLGMSPGTAASVAAAYGTMVYLVSVAGGWLADRILGSYRAVLWGGVLIACGHYTMAVPSAAATWAGLGLISAGTGLLKPNVATMVGKLYRTDDDRRDAGFALYYMGINIGAFAGPLITGWLGDHKGWHWGFSAAAVGMTAGLVQYVAGRRHLAGRKHSAEFALAPDAMRRAVRLIVGGLLALAVLCGLLAAAGWLTMDRFVDVLTLVSVIAPVAYFTVMFRSPRVTPEERGRLRPYVVLFLASVAFNFILFQAYSTMMLLASTNARTTILGFDFPASWYASALGAFEVALAPVVAAVWARMGPRQPHASNKIAIGVILGGLSFLLMVLPTSGHPDDSYTMAAWWIVGSYLLLGLGDILLETSGMSATTKLAPKAFGSQTMALWFLSLALANGIQAQVVKLYGEVSTPAYFGVNGAIAIAAGLAVIALAPWLRRTMHPVH; this is encoded by the coding sequence ATTACGACCGACCTACAGCCCGGTGAACCGGAGCCGGATCCGGCGGCGGACCAGCCGCCGGCGGCCGACGACCACGCCTTCCTCGGGCACCCCCGGGGCCTGGCGACCCTCTCCGGGCTGGAGGTCTGGGAGCGGTTCTCGTTCCTCGGCATGCAGGCCATCCTCGTCCTCTACTTCGCGGACACCGTCGCACACGGCGGGCTGGGGATGTCTCCCGGAACCGCGGCCTCCGTAGCGGCGGCCTACGGAACCATGGTCTACCTCGTGTCCGTCGCCGGCGGCTGGCTCGCCGACCGGATCCTCGGCTCGTACCGCGCCGTCCTCTGGGGCGGCGTCCTGATCGCCTGCGGCCACTACACGATGGCCGTGCCGAGCGCCGCCGCCACCTGGGCCGGCCTCGGCCTGATCAGCGCCGGCACCGGCCTGCTCAAGCCCAACGTCGCCACCATGGTCGGCAAGCTGTACCGCACCGACGACGACCGCCGGGACGCCGGCTTCGCCCTCTACTACATGGGCATCAACATCGGCGCCTTCGCGGGCCCGCTGATCACCGGCTGGCTCGGCGACCACAAGGGCTGGCACTGGGGCTTCTCCGCGGCCGCCGTCGGCATGACGGCCGGCCTGGTCCAGTACGTGGCCGGCCGCCGCCACCTCGCCGGGCGCAAGCACTCCGCCGAGTTCGCGCTCGCCCCGGACGCCATGCGGCGCGCCGTCCGGCTGATCGTCGGCGGGCTGCTGGCCCTCGCGGTGCTGTGCGGGCTGCTGGCCGCCGCCGGCTGGCTGACCATGGACCGGTTCGTGGACGTGCTCACCCTCGTCTCGGTGATCGCCCCGGTCGCGTACTTCACGGTGATGTTCCGCAGCCCCCGGGTGACTCCCGAGGAGCGCGGCCGGCTGCGCCCGTACGTGGTGCTCTTCCTCGCCTCCGTCGCCTTCAACTTCATCCTCTTCCAGGCGTACTCGACGATGATGCTGCTCGCCTCGACGAACGCCCGGACCACGATCCTCGGCTTCGACTTCCCGGCGAGCTGGTACGCCTCCGCGCTCGGCGCGTTCGAGGTGGCGCTCGCCCCGGTGGTCGCGGCCGTCTGGGCGCGGATGGGCCCGCGCCAGCCGCACGCCTCCAACAAGATCGCCATCGGCGTGATCCTCGGCGGCCTGTCGTTCCTGCTGATGGTCCTGCCCACCTCGGGGCACCCCGACGACTCGTACACGATGGCGGCCTGGTGGATCGTCGGCTCGTACCTGCTGCTCGGCCTCGGCGACATCCTGCTGGAGACCTCGGGCATGTCGGCGACGACCAAGCTGGCGCCCAAGGCCTTCGGCAGCCAGACCATGGCCCTGTGGTTCCTCTCGCTGGCCCTCGCGAACGGCATCCAGGCCCAGGTCGTGAAGCTCTACGGCGAGGTCTCCACGCCCGCCTACTTCGGCGTCAACGGCGCCATCGCGATCGCCGCCGGCCTGGCCGTCATCGCCCTCGCGCCGTGGCTGCGGCGCACGATGCACCCCGTCCACTGA
- a CDS encoding M28 family metallopeptidase: MSFSVSGRLAAAAALAVAGLVASTAPGALAAPAAATAAPTPPDIPLANVKAHLTQLQTIATNNGGNRAHGRTGYKASIDYVKAKLDAAGYTTTLQTFTSSGATGYNLIADWPGGDPNSVLMAGSHLDSVSSGAGINDNGSGSAAVLETALAVSRAGLQPTKHLRFGWWGAEELGLIGSKYYVNNLPAAERAKVSGYLNFDMIGSPNPGYFVYDDDPTIEQTFKTYFSGLGVPTEIETEGDGRSDHASFKNVGIPVGGLFTGASNAKTAAQAQKWGGTSGQAFDRCYHSSCDTTTNINDTALDRNSDAVAYAIWNLGASTPVPPGPSFENTADVNIPDSPGAAVTSPITASGVTGNAPATTKVDVNIVHTYIGDLKVDLVAPDGTVYTLHNRTGGSADNLVQSYTVNASSEVANGVWKLQVKDLAGQDVGYINSWKITF; the protein is encoded by the coding sequence ATGAGCTTCTCCGTTTCCGGGCGTCTGGCCGCTGCCGCCGCACTCGCGGTTGCCGGTCTCGTCGCCTCGACCGCCCCCGGCGCACTCGCCGCCCCCGCCGCGGCGACCGCCGCCCCCACCCCGCCCGACATCCCGCTGGCCAACGTCAAGGCACACCTGACGCAGCTCCAGACGATCGCCACGAACAACGGCGGCAACCGCGCCCACGGCCGCACCGGCTACAAGGCGTCGATCGACTACGTGAAGGCCAAGCTGGACGCGGCCGGGTACACGACGACCCTGCAGACCTTCACCTCCAGCGGCGCCACCGGCTACAACCTCATCGCCGACTGGCCGGGCGGCGACCCGAACTCGGTGCTGATGGCCGGCTCCCACCTGGACTCGGTGAGCTCCGGCGCCGGCATCAACGACAACGGCTCCGGTTCCGCGGCCGTCCTGGAGACCGCGCTGGCCGTCTCCCGGGCCGGGCTGCAGCCCACCAAGCACCTGCGCTTCGGCTGGTGGGGCGCGGAGGAGCTGGGCCTGATCGGCTCGAAGTACTACGTGAACAACCTGCCGGCCGCCGAGCGCGCGAAGGTCTCCGGCTACCTGAACTTCGACATGATCGGCTCGCCGAACCCGGGCTACTTCGTCTACGACGACGACCCCACCATCGAGCAGACGTTCAAGACGTACTTCTCGGGCCTCGGCGTACCCACCGAGATCGAGACGGAGGGCGACGGCCGCTCCGACCACGCCTCCTTCAAGAACGTGGGCATACCCGTCGGCGGTCTGTTCACGGGCGCGAGCAACGCCAAGACCGCGGCGCAGGCCCAGAAGTGGGGCGGCACCTCCGGCCAGGCCTTCGACCGGTGCTACCACTCGTCGTGCGACACCACGACGAACATCAACGACACCGCCCTGGACCGCAACAGCGACGCCGTCGCGTACGCGATCTGGAACCTGGGTGCGAGCACTCCGGTCCCGCCCGGCCCGTCCTTCGAGAACACCGCGGACGTGAACATCCCGGACTCCCCGGGAGCGGCCGTCACCTCGCCGATCACGGCCTCCGGCGTCACGGGCAACGCGCCCGCCACCACCAAGGTGGACGTCAACATCGTCCACACCTACATCGGTGACCTGAAGGTCGACCTGGTCGCCCCCGACGGCACCGTCTACACCCTGCACAACCGCACCGGCGGCAGCGCCGACAACCTCGTCCAGTCGTACACCGTGAACGCCTCCAGCGAGGTCGCCAACGGCGTCTGGAAACTCCAGGTGAAGGACCTGGCCGGACAGGACGTCGGCTACATCAACAGCTGGAAGATCACCTTCTAG
- a CDS encoding LolA family protein encodes MAPNDAQTPVDGPEAVADLRAGRRKAARYVVPIAVAGVAAATIAAVPALANAGGPDLPKVTAQQLIEKIAASDVEQLSGTAKISTDLGLPSLAGGLLGGLGGGSGAGGSGSASPEQKLTELATGTHTIRVAADGPDRQKLTFLDGKDQYSLVHNGRDVWGWDSKSNQVFHERQDGAPEHRAEKKTADRMPGTPQQLAQEVLKAAGTTTTVSVGDTAQVAGRDAYQLVLTPKQSGSTVGSVQIAVDAKNGVPLRFRLLSSGGGKPIVDAGFTKVDFGKPAADTFAFTPPKGAEVTEGGEEGDGAGHEEWTGPGMLDSLPGLGGIAGGAAGEGPKDVKVLGEGWASVARIQVPGGKGLNAVEESKDVPKEAQQFLDALGDKVSGKFGEGRVFSTRLVNALITDDGTVYVGAVTKDALVKAADSAK; translated from the coding sequence ATGGCACCGAACGACGCACAGACTCCGGTCGACGGCCCCGAAGCGGTCGCAGACCTCCGCGCGGGCCGCCGCAAGGCAGCACGGTACGTCGTACCGATCGCGGTCGCGGGTGTGGCCGCGGCGACCATCGCGGCCGTCCCGGCCCTGGCCAACGCCGGCGGCCCCGACCTCCCCAAGGTCACCGCGCAGCAGCTCATCGAGAAGATCGCCGCCTCGGACGTGGAGCAGCTGTCGGGCACCGCGAAGATCAGCACGGACCTGGGCCTGCCGTCCCTGGCGGGCGGTCTGCTCGGCGGCCTGGGCGGCGGGTCGGGCGCCGGCGGCTCCGGCTCCGCGAGCCCCGAGCAGAAGCTCACCGAGCTGGCCACCGGCACCCACACCATCCGGGTCGCGGCCGACGGCCCGGACCGCCAGAAGCTCACCTTCCTGGACGGCAAGGACCAGTACAGCCTCGTCCACAACGGCCGCGACGTGTGGGGCTGGGACAGCAAGTCGAACCAGGTCTTCCACGAGCGCCAGGACGGCGCCCCGGAACACCGGGCGGAGAAGAAGACCGCCGACCGGATGCCGGGCACCCCGCAGCAGCTCGCCCAGGAGGTGCTGAAGGCCGCCGGCACGACCACCACCGTGAGCGTCGGCGACACCGCGCAGGTGGCCGGCCGGGACGCCTACCAGCTGGTCCTGACGCCCAAGCAGAGCGGCTCCACCGTCGGCTCCGTACAGATCGCGGTGGACGCGAAGAACGGCGTGCCGCTGCGCTTCCGGCTGCTGTCGTCCGGCGGCGGCAAGCCGATCGTGGACGCGGGCTTCACCAAGGTCGACTTCGGCAAGCCGGCCGCGGACACCTTCGCCTTCACCCCGCCCAAGGGCGCCGAGGTGACCGAGGGCGGCGAGGAGGGCGACGGCGCCGGCCACGAGGAGTGGACGGGCCCGGGCATGCTCGACTCCCTGCCGGGCCTGGGCGGCATCGCCGGCGGCGCGGCCGGCGAGGGCCCCAAGGACGTGAAGGTCCTCGGCGAGGGCTGGGCGTCCGTCGCGCGGATCCAGGTGCCGGGCGGCAAGGGCCTGAACGCGGTCGAGGAGAGCAAGGACGTCCCCAAGGAGGCCCAGCAGTTCCTGGACGCGCTCGGCGACAAGGTCTCCGGGAAGTTCGGCGAGGGCCGGGTCTTCTCGACCCGCCTGGTCAACGCGCTGATCACGGACGACGGCACCGTCTACGTCGGCGCCGTCACCAAGGACGCACTCGTGAAGGCGGCCGACTCCGCCAAGTGA
- a CDS encoding polyprenyl synthetase family protein: protein MTVVGPFGLSVRDQALETDVQAGLAAVEEGLLEATKSEVPFITEAAQHLIRAGGKRFRPLLVMLAARFGDPYAPRIVPSAVVVELTHLATLYHDDVMDEADVRRGVPSANTRWGNSVAVLTGDFLFARASHILADLGPEAVRIQAEAFERLVTGQILETAGPRDGRDPVEHYLDVMAGKTGSLVAVSCRFGAMMAGADEGVVDVLTQYGERLGVAFQLADDVLDIASDSHESGKTPGTDLREGIPTLPVLRLREIAERDGRAEDLELLELLDGDLTDDARHAEALARLRVHPALDMARRDTVRYAQEARAALAPLPECFAKSALVELCDAVVHRAG from the coding sequence GTGACCGTCGTCGGGCCGTTCGGACTGAGCGTGCGGGACCAGGCTCTTGAGACCGATGTCCAGGCCGGACTGGCCGCCGTCGAGGAGGGTCTGCTCGAAGCCACCAAGAGCGAGGTCCCCTTCATCACGGAGGCGGCCCAGCACCTGATCCGCGCCGGCGGCAAGCGCTTCCGGCCGCTGCTGGTGATGCTCGCGGCCCGGTTCGGCGACCCGTACGCGCCCAGGATCGTGCCCTCCGCCGTCGTGGTGGAGCTCACGCACCTGGCGACGCTGTACCACGACGACGTCATGGACGAGGCCGACGTGCGGCGCGGGGTGCCCAGCGCCAACACCCGCTGGGGCAACTCCGTCGCCGTCCTGACCGGCGACTTCCTCTTCGCGCGCGCCTCGCACATCCTGGCCGACCTCGGCCCGGAGGCCGTCCGCATCCAGGCCGAGGCCTTCGAACGGCTCGTCACCGGCCAGATCCTGGAGACCGCCGGCCCGCGCGACGGTCGCGACCCGGTCGAGCACTACCTCGACGTGATGGCGGGCAAGACCGGCTCCCTGGTCGCCGTCTCCTGCCGGTTCGGCGCGATGATGGCCGGCGCCGACGAGGGCGTCGTCGACGTCCTCACCCAGTACGGCGAGCGGCTCGGCGTCGCCTTCCAGCTGGCCGACGACGTCCTGGACATCGCCTCCGACTCGCACGAGTCCGGCAAGACCCCCGGCACCGACCTGCGCGAGGGCATCCCCACGCTGCCGGTGCTGCGGCTGCGCGAGATCGCGGAGCGGGACGGCCGGGCCGAGGACCTCGAACTCCTCGAACTCCTCGACGGGGACCTGACCGACGATGCGCGGCACGCGGAGGCGCTGGCGCGGCTGCGGGTGCATCCGGCGCTGGACATGGCCCGGCGGGACACGGTCCGCTATGCGCAGGAGGCGCGTGCTGCGCTGGCCCCGCTCCCCGAGTGCTTCGCCAAGTCCGCGCTCGTGGAACTCTGCGACGCCGTAGTCCACCGAGCCGGCTGA
- the rarD gene encoding EamA family transporter RarD: MKSGSEQRAGLLYGFGAYGMWGLVPLFWPLLKPSGAIEILAHRMVWSLGFVAVALLVMRRWGWIRDLLRQPRKLALTAVAASVITVNWGVYIWAVNAGQVVEASLGYFINPLVTIAMGVLILGERLRPAQWTAVGIGFAAVLVLAVGYGRPPWISLVLAFSFATYGLIKKKINIGGVESLAAETAVQFLPALGYLLWLGSTGESTFTSQGGGHLALLAATGIVTAVPLVCFGAAAIRVPLSTLGLLQYLAPVFQFALGVVYFHEAMPPERWAGFGLVWAALVLLTWDALRTARRNRAAAAALAARTADTAGAGATAATATGAVTGEAAAGTATQAVAETASTGVAAPGSGTSVSAAREPA; encoded by the coding sequence GTGAAGTCAGGCAGCGAGCAGCGGGCAGGTTTGCTCTACGGATTCGGCGCGTACGGAATGTGGGGGCTGGTCCCCCTGTTCTGGCCACTGCTCAAGCCGTCCGGCGCGATCGAGATCCTCGCCCACCGGATGGTGTGGTCGCTCGGCTTCGTCGCCGTCGCCCTGCTGGTGATGCGGCGCTGGGGGTGGATACGCGACCTGCTGCGCCAGCCCCGCAAGCTCGCCCTGACCGCGGTCGCGGCCTCCGTGATCACCGTCAACTGGGGCGTGTACATCTGGGCGGTCAACGCGGGCCAGGTGGTCGAGGCCTCCCTCGGCTACTTCATCAACCCGCTGGTCACCATCGCGATGGGCGTCCTGATCCTCGGCGAACGACTGCGGCCCGCCCAGTGGACCGCGGTCGGCATCGGCTTCGCGGCGGTGCTCGTGCTCGCCGTCGGATACGGCCGGCCGCCGTGGATCTCGCTGGTCCTGGCCTTCTCGTTCGCCACGTACGGCCTGATCAAGAAGAAGATCAACATCGGCGGCGTGGAATCGCTGGCCGCCGAGACCGCCGTCCAGTTCCTGCCCGCCCTGGGCTACCTGCTGTGGCTGGGCTCCACCGGCGAGTCCACCTTCACCAGCCAGGGCGGCGGGCACCTGGCCCTGCTCGCCGCGACCGGCATCGTCACGGCCGTGCCGCTGGTCTGCTTCGGGGCGGCCGCGATCCGGGTGCCGCTGTCCACGCTGGGCCTGCTCCAGTACCTCGCCCCGGTCTTCCAGTTCGCCCTGGGCGTCGTCTACTTCCACGAGGCGATGCCGCCGGAGCGGTGGGCGGGCTTCGGCCTGGTCTGGGCCGCGCTGGTACTGCTCACCTGGGACGCCCTGCGCACGGCCCGGCGGAACCGCGCGGCGGCCGCCGCCCTCGCGGCCCGAACGGCGGACACCGCCGGGGCCGGGGCCACCGCAGCCACAGCCACCGGAGCCGTCACGGGCGAAGCCGCCGCCGGAACCGCGACTCAAGCCGTGGCCGAAACCGCGTCGACGGGTGTCGCCGCACCCGGAAGCGGGACCTCCGTGTCCGCCGCCCGGGAACCCGCGTAA